Proteins encoded in a region of the Mercenaria mercenaria strain notata chromosome 1, MADL_Memer_1, whole genome shotgun sequence genome:
- the LOC123565903 gene encoding uncharacterized protein LOC123565903 produces the protein MSVILLVTLIRYLYVLNGEKVLSRKCRQDDTVTIVCNHIPEDIPTGILKFRLDKETPDTLVLNTSTFMDENWRKLQYLEFTEDEHTHLVFKDGCFNRLKSLQELHIRVWYPQIFQNSFSGLDHVKTLEVNGCGNLKIEDFKLAIKGSNILPGLKKIVLSNWNFYTGTYAFDDNLVEALLPRNITNIDISKSQVSDLDVTSLERFKYLEVLNASYTTIGNFDDATLSADVAKHIQVFDLSHAVLPKEVIPFLPGKLVIHNITLVFSRVRFWDLQKMFAPKTVNISGIVPHLTSFWLYNITIQIDIDPKWYTKTIKIQQNNFKRVDVRLLCDKFYFSSVQNLDITDNGMEFLHPTFLSCLPNLRRLDLSKNQLYKMVDEDSFLFQNLFSGLRYLKLIRLSANGLQKIPSKLFKNRQSIEVADLSFNRLEQVTFNLSDLQNLKVLDLKGNNIHILDSQSINFLNSIPQGSKINSSKAKVILRLNPILCSVCEAKPFIQWLLSTSLINMDSPRLKCLDENGKNKDINVNTAEMVQKICERKTVIISFSISAAVTCLIIFSCAIIIYKRYKQKKKSRNRTNVINNLRDGEGKYKFAVFLSFSNEDEEFVHSHILEQLNENLQLMTGIDRTLVCTGDQHFRPGFNTHEETFRLLDAASVLIVVVSNNFLASNFCLSELDKAYEKRMPIVLMLKEQVDPDNMKSTLKTLYQNNTRILWNFENGEYVLKTSWENVCKSVLDLIGCQK, from the coding sequence ATGAGTGTCATCTTACTGGTAACACTGATTCGTTATTTATATGTTCTTAATGGAGAAAAGGTTTTGAGCAGAAAATGTCGACAGGATGACACTGTAACTATTGTGTGTAACCACATACCTGAGGATATTCCAacaggaattttaaaatttcggCTAGATAAAGAAACACCAGACACTCTGGTACTAAATACTTCAACTTTTATGGATGAAAATTGGAGAAAATTACAATATTTGGAATTTACTGAAGATGAACATACACATTTAGTATTTAAAGATGGTTGTTTTAACCGACTGAAGTCACTACAGGAGCTCCATATACGTGTTTGGTAcccacaaatatttcaaaactctttTTCTGGATTGGACCACGTGAAAACACTAGAGGTCAATGGCTGTGGGAACCTCAAAATAGAAGACTTTAAATTAGCAATAAAAGGATCGAATATACTTCCAGGATTGAAAAAAATTGTTCTATCTAACTGGAACTTTTACACAGGTACATACGCTTTTGATGACAACTTAGTAGAAGCCCTACTTCCAAGAAACATAACCAACATTGACATCAGCAAGTCCCAAGTATCCGATTTAGACGTTACATCATTGGAGAGATTTAAATACTTAGAAGTTCTCAATGCATCCTATACAACAATTGGCAATTTTGATGATGCTACTCTGTCAGCAGATGTTGCAAAACATATACAAGTATTTGATCTATCTCACGCTGTACTGCCAAAAGAAGTAATACCTTTCCTACCTGGCAAACTAGTGATACACAACATCACTTTAGTCTTTTCTAGAGTTCGTTTTTGGGATTTACAAAAAATGTTTGCCCCAAAAACTGTCAACATCAGTGGCATTGTACCACATTTAACTTCTTTCTGGTTATATAACATTACAATACAAATAGACATAGATCCCAAATGGTATACAAAGACtattaaaatacaacaaaataacttCAAACGAGTTGATGTTCGACTGCTTTGTGATAAGTTCTATTTTTCTTCAGTTCAGAACCTTGATATTACTGACAATGGAATGGAATTTTTGCATCCAACATTCCTGTCCTGTTTGCCAAACCTCAGGCGCTTAGACTTATCTAAAAACCAGCTGTACAAAATGGTTGATGAGGACAGTTTTTTGTTTCAGAATCTGTTTTCAGGACtaagatatttaaaactaattcgACTGTCAGCTAATGGTTTACAAAAAATTCCTTCCAAACTCTTTAAAAATCGACAATCTATTGAAGTAGCTGACCTTTCGTTTAACAGACTGGAGCAGGTGACCTTCAACTTAAGCGACCTTCAAAATCTGAAAGTTCTCGACTTAAAGGGTAACAACATTCATATTCTGGATTCCCAGTCTATAAACTTTTTAAACTCTATTCCACAAGGAAGCAAAATAAATTCTTCTAAAGCCAAAGTGATTTTGAGGCTAAATCCAATTTTATGCTCAGTTTGTGAAGCTAAACCTTTCATCCAGTGGCTTTTATCTACAAGTCTCATCAACATGGATTCTCCAAGGCTGAAATGCTTGGatgaaaatggaaaaaacaaAGACATAAATGTCAACACTGCAGAAATGGTACAGAAAATCTGTGAGCGGAAAACAGTTATAATTTCCTTCAGTATTTCAGCAGCAGTGACATGTCTTATTATATTTTCCTGTGCAATAATCATATACAAAAGATACAAGCAAAAGAAAAAGAGTCGAAACAGAACAAATGTCATAAACAATTTAAGAGATGGTGAGGGGAAATACAAGTTTGCTGTATTTCTATCATTCAGCAACGAAGACGAAGAATTTGTTCACTCACATATACTGGAGCAACTCAATGAAAACTTACAACTGATGACTGGCATAGACAGAACTCTGGTCTGTACCGGAGACCAGCATTTTCGGCCCGGTTTTAACACCCATGAGGAAACCTTCAGATTGCTTGATGCCGCATCAGTCTTAATCGTAGTAGTTTCAAACAACTTCCTAGCTAGTAACTTTTGTCTTTCTGAACTAGATAAAGCTTATGAGAAGAGAATGCCAATTGTACTGATGCTTAAAGAACAAGTCGACCCTGACAACATGAAGTCAACACTGAAAACACTATATCAAAATAATACCAGAATTCTTTGGAACTTTGAAAATGGAGAATATGTTCTGAAAACATCATGGGAGAATGTTTGTAAATCTGTTCTAGACCTTATTGGCTGTCAAAAATAA